The Gemmatimonadaceae bacterium genome window below encodes:
- the dnaK gene encoding molecular chaperone DnaK translates to MAEKVIGIDLGTTNSVVAVMEGGDPVVIPNAEGGRVTPSVVGFTKDGERLVGQVAKRQAVTNPQNTVFSIKRFMGRKMSEITEEIKRVPYKVIGGQNELAVVEIQGKRYTPPEISAMILQKMKQTAEDYLGHKVEKAVITVPAYFNDSQRQATKDAGRIAGLDVLRIINEPTAAALAYGLDKKKDEKVAVFDLGGGTYDISVLELYDVEGSRQFEVKSTNGDTHLGGDDFDQRVIDWLVAEFKRDQGIDLSKDPMALQRLKEAAEKAKMELSSTQQTDINLPFITADQSGPKHLNYSLTRAKLEQLCDDLVQRTIPPMQQALKDAGLKPEEIDEVILVGGSTRMPKVQQIVKDFFKKDPHKGVNPDEVVAIGAAIQGAVLTGEQKDVLLLDVTPLSLGIETLGGVTTVLIPRNTTIPTKKSETFSTAEDNQTQVEIHVLQGERELAVYNKTIGKFQLTGIPPAPRGMPQVEVTFDIDANGILHVTAKDKATGKEQKIRIEASSGLSESEIQRMVKDAESHASEDKQRRDEIDTRNRLDSLAYEVEKNSKEWSDRLSADLKSKLEGAVERARKALRGEDMNEIKSAHEELTRAYSEAGQSLYAQGQQAQGETATSHAAQESAADNPKGTDRKEDVVEADYEIVEEDKK, encoded by the coding sequence ATGGCCGAAAAAGTAATCGGTATCGACCTGGGAACAACGAACTCGGTTGTCGCCGTGATGGAAGGCGGCGATCCTGTGGTCATCCCGAACGCCGAGGGCGGACGTGTCACTCCGTCTGTGGTCGGGTTTACGAAGGACGGAGAGCGTTTGGTCGGCCAGGTGGCCAAGCGTCAGGCAGTAACCAATCCGCAGAACACGGTTTTCTCCATCAAGCGGTTCATGGGACGCAAGATGTCCGAGATAACCGAGGAGATCAAACGCGTCCCGTACAAGGTGATCGGCGGACAGAACGAGCTGGCGGTGGTAGAGATTCAGGGGAAGCGCTATACGCCGCCCGAGATCTCCGCGATGATCCTGCAAAAGATGAAGCAGACCGCCGAGGACTACTTGGGGCACAAGGTCGAGAAGGCGGTGATCACGGTGCCGGCGTACTTCAACGACTCGCAGCGCCAGGCTACCAAAGATGCCGGCCGCATCGCGGGTCTCGACGTGCTGCGCATCATCAATGAGCCGACGGCGGCTGCGCTGGCGTACGGTCTCGACAAGAAGAAGGATGAGAAGGTTGCTGTGTTCGATCTGGGCGGCGGCACGTACGACATCTCGGTCCTCGAGCTGTACGACGTGGAAGGTTCGCGTCAGTTCGAGGTGAAGTCGACGAACGGCGACACGCACCTGGGCGGCGACGACTTCGACCAGCGTGTGATCGACTGGCTCGTCGCGGAATTCAAGCGCGATCAGGGCATCGATCTGTCGAAGGACCCGATGGCGCTGCAGCGGCTCAAGGAAGCCGCCGAGAAGGCGAAGATGGAATTGTCGTCGACGCAGCAGACCGATATCAATTTGCCGTTCATCACGGCGGATCAATCGGGGCCCAAGCATCTCAACTACTCGCTGACGCGCGCCAAGCTCGAGCAGCTGTGCGACGATCTGGTACAGCGCACGATTCCGCCGATGCAGCAGGCGCTCAAGGATGCGGGGCTCAAGCCGGAAGAGATCGACGAGGTGATCCTGGTCGGCGGCTCGACGCGCATGCCCAAGGTGCAGCAGATCGTCAAGGATTTCTTCAAGAAGGATCCGCACAAGGGTGTGAATCCGGACGAGGTCGTGGCGATCGGCGCGGCGATTCAGGGCGCGGTGCTCACGGGCGAGCAGAAAGACGTGCTGCTGCTCGACGTCACCCCGCTGTCGTTAGGCATCGAGACGTTGGGCGGCGTGACCACCGTGCTCATTCCGCGCAACACGACGATTCCGACCAAGAAGTCGGAAACGTTCTCGACCGCCGAGGACAACCAGACGCAGGTGGAGATCCACGTGCTGCAGGGCGAGCGCGAGCTTGCGGTCTACAACAAAACGATCGGCAAATTCCAGCTCACCGGTATTCCGCCGGCACCGCGCGGCATGCCGCAGGTCGAGGTGACGTTCGACATCGATGCCAACGGCATCCTGCACGTGACCGCGAAGGACAAGGCCACGGGGAAGGAGCAGAAGATCCGCATCGAAGCGTCCAGCGGGCTCTCGGAGAGCGAGATCCAGCGTATGGTGAAGGACGCCGAGTCGCATGCGAGCGAGGACAAGCAGCGGCGCGACGAAATCGACACGCGCAACCGTCTCGACAGTCTGGCCTACGAAGTCGAAAAGAATTCCAAGGAGTGGTCGGACCGTCTGTCGGCGGACCTCAAGTCCAAGCTCGAGGGCGCGGTGGAGCGCGCGCGCAAGGCGCTGCGTGGCGAGGACATGAACGAGATCAAGTCGGCGCACGAGGAACTGACGCGTGCTTACAGCGAGGCGGGCCAATCGTTGTATGCACAGGGACAGCAGGCGCAAGGTGAGACTGCAACCAGTCACGCCGCGCAGGAAAGCGCCGCCGACAATCCGAAGGGGACCGACCGCAAGGAAGACGTAGTTGAGGCCGACTACGAGATCGTCGAGGAAGACAAGAAGTAG
- a CDS encoding rhomboid family intramembrane serine protease: MIPLGDDLPRLSRPRMTYMILAATWAVWLLVEKGGLDPYALAKSICDYGMVPGELTHKAALGTAVPIGPGMVCAVDNSPINILTPLLSIFLHGGWEHILGNSLFFWVFGRSVEDSMGSGRFLVFYLVCGLAAAALYIATSPASPVPTVGASGAISGIMGAYLLLYPKARVNMFFFIFVLPIRAWLVLLYWFGLQVLEGLPQLGQQMNPQVSGGVAVWAHVGGFLTGLLLVSLFADPQLVRRHRTVFGGYYG; the protein is encoded by the coding sequence ATGATCCCACTCGGTGATGACCTGCCACGCCTCTCGCGGCCGCGCATGACGTACATGATCCTGGCGGCGACCTGGGCCGTTTGGCTGCTCGTCGAGAAAGGCGGACTGGACCCGTACGCCCTCGCCAAGAGTATCTGCGACTACGGGATGGTTCCGGGCGAGCTCACGCACAAAGCCGCGCTCGGTACAGCGGTGCCGATCGGACCTGGAATGGTCTGCGCCGTCGACAATTCGCCGATCAACATCCTAACTCCGCTCCTGTCGATCTTCTTGCACGGCGGTTGGGAGCACATCCTCGGCAACTCGCTGTTCTTCTGGGTGTTCGGTCGAAGCGTCGAGGACAGCATGGGCTCCGGCCGATTCCTCGTGTTCTATCTCGTCTGCGGGCTTGCGGCAGCTGCTCTGTACATCGCTACCAGCCCAGCCTCGCCAGTGCCCACGGTCGGCGCATCGGGCGCCATCTCGGGAATCATGGGAGCGTATCTGCTCCTCTACCCGAAAGCGCGCGTGAACATGTTCTTCTTCATCTTCGTGCTGCCGATTCGTGCCTGGTTGGTGCTGCTGTACTGGTTCGGCCTCCAGGTGCTCGAAGGCCTGCCGCAACTCGGCCAGCAGATGAACCCGCAGGTCTCAGGCGGCGTGGCGGTGTGGGCGCACGTCGGTGGGTTCCTCACAGGATTGCTCCTCGTGTCGCTCTTCGCCGACCCGCAACTGGTCCGACGACATCGCACCGTGTTCGGCGGCTATTACGGCTGA
- the deoC gene encoding deoxyribose-phosphate aldolase, producing MRAPTVARIAALIDHTLLKAEATRSDIEALCDEASEHDFAAVCVNPVWVRLCRASLGSHRTKVATVIAFPLGASESDTKVGEAELAEKQGAHELDMVAAIGHIKSGDWTHVSRDIAAVVSAAAGRTVKVIIETAVLTDAEITRASTIARDAGAAFVKTSTGFHPAGGATAHAVSTIRGAVGDDIGVKASGGIRDCDAALRMLAAGASRIGTSSGVNIVQCLDADPTPFAELIRHPERHAGCTTSRPPRAFA from the coding sequence GTGCGAGCCCCAACCGTAGCGCGCATCGCGGCACTCATCGACCATACGCTCCTCAAGGCCGAAGCGACGCGTAGCGACATCGAGGCCTTGTGCGATGAAGCAAGCGAGCACGACTTCGCCGCCGTGTGCGTCAATCCGGTGTGGGTGCGCCTCTGCAGAGCATCGCTCGGGAGCCACCGCACCAAGGTAGCAACGGTCATCGCCTTTCCGTTGGGCGCGTCCGAATCGGACACCAAAGTCGGCGAAGCAGAGCTCGCCGAGAAGCAAGGGGCCCACGAGCTCGACATGGTGGCGGCGATCGGACACATCAAGTCCGGCGATTGGACACACGTCTCGCGGGACATCGCCGCGGTGGTCTCTGCCGCGGCGGGACGGACAGTCAAGGTGATCATCGAGACAGCCGTGCTCACCGACGCGGAGATCACGAGAGCGAGCACCATCGCACGCGACGCCGGCGCCGCGTTCGTCAAAACGAGCACCGGATTCCACCCGGCCGGCGGCGCGACGGCGCACGCCGTGTCGACCATTCGCGGCGCCGTCGGCGACGACATCGGTGTCAAAGCGTCAGGCGGCATTCGCGACTGCGATGCCGCGCTGCGCATGCTGGCGGCTGGCGCCTCCCGCATCGGCACGTCGAGCGGCGTGAACATCGTGCAGTGTCTCGATGCCGACCCGACGCCGTTCGCTGAGCTCATCCGGCACCCCGAGCGACACGCCGGATGCACCACCTCGCGCCCACCCCGCGCGTTCGCCTAA